A single Streptococcus thermophilus DNA region contains:
- a CDS encoding DUF1002 domain-containing protein: protein MKLKKLFVAGMAFLTLVTTFASAAQADTSSDVQKVIDESYVQPDYVMGYSLSEEERNQTLNLLSYDSSKDTNVKTLTTTAYANIMNVADDSSLQLYSSVKIAKLGAKETLSVEIVTPQNITKITPDMYRNAATTLGIEHAKITVAAPIPVTGESALAGIYYSLEQNGAKVSDESKELAQEELKTLSQINDENSGKSNYDADKLNVAMTDIKTAVADKGNKLTDDQAKTIVQRTINNYNLNLSDTQINLLVNFVLNLSKSSIIDSASFKSSLSSLKASIVSKAGNTFSGINLNFDANQTLENSKNIFAQIWQAIVDFFTGLSR, encoded by the coding sequence ATGAAATTGAAAAAGCTTTTCGTTGCTGGGATGGCTTTCCTAACTTTGGTGACAACCTTTGCCTCAGCTGCTCAAGCAGACACATCGTCAGATGTCCAAAAGGTTATTGATGAATCTTACGTTCAACCTGACTACGTTATGGGTTATTCTTTGTCAGAGGAAGAGCGTAATCAGACCCTAAACTTGCTAAGTTATGATAGTAGCAAGGATACCAATGTCAAGACATTAACGACTACGGCCTATGCAAATATCATGAATGTTGCAGATGATTCTAGTCTTCAGTTATATTCTTCAGTTAAGATTGCTAAACTAGGTGCTAAGGAAACCTTGAGTGTAGAAATTGTGACACCACAAAATATCACAAAAATCACTCCAGATATGTATCGTAATGCTGCAACGACACTTGGTATTGAACATGCTAAGATTACAGTAGCAGCACCTATTCCAGTAACTGGGGAAAGTGCCTTGGCTGGTATTTATTATTCTCTAGAGCAGAATGGAGCAAAAGTCTCAGATGAAAGCAAAGAGCTTGCTCAGGAAGAGCTTAAAACCCTTTCCCAAATCAATGATGAGAATTCAGGTAAGAGTAACTATGATGCGGATAAGCTTAATGTAGCCATGACTGATATCAAGACGGCAGTTGCTGATAAAGGAAATAAGTTGACTGATGATCAAGCTAAAACGATTGTTCAGCGAACCATCAATAACTACAACCTGAATCTTTCTGATACTCAAATCAATCTTTTGGTGAACTTTGTTTTAAATTTATCTAAGTCATCAATCATTGATAGTGCTAGCTTCAAGTCAAGTCTGAGTTCACTTAAAGCTTCTATCGTTTCAAAAGCGGGTAATACTTTCTCTGGCATCAACTTAAACTTTGATGCTAACCAAACACTTGAGAATAGCAAAAATATTTTCGCACAAATCTGGCAAGCTATCGTAGATTTCTTTACTGGACTTTCTAGGTAG
- a CDS encoding class A sortase produces MRKDNKNKTPKKHRKWLEVLRWILIVVLLVVGLALIFNKSIRNTIIAWNTNKYQVSKVSKKTIKKNKEAKASYDFDTVKSVSTESVLQAKMGSQKLPVVGGIAIPEVGINLPIFKGLGNTELTYGAGTMKENQVMGGENNYSLASHHIFGIAGASDMLFSPIDRAKNGMKIYLTDKNKVYTYVISEVKIVQPTEVAVVDDTPGKSEVTLVTCTDAEATQRTVVKGNLESQVDFDKASSDILEDFNKSYNQFQS; encoded by the coding sequence ATGAGAAAAGATAATAAAAATAAGACTCCTAAAAAGCATCGTAAGTGGCTTGAGGTCCTTCGTTGGATCTTGATTGTTGTTCTCTTGGTTGTTGGTTTAGCTTTAATTTTTAATAAATCAATTCGAAACACTATAATTGCTTGGAATACTAATAAATATCAAGTAAGTAAGGTTTCTAAAAAGACCATAAAGAAAAACAAGGAAGCTAAGGCAAGTTATGACTTTGATACGGTTAAATCTGTTAGTACAGAGTCAGTCTTGCAAGCCAAGATGGGTTCTCAAAAACTTCCAGTTGTTGGTGGAATTGCTATCCCTGAGGTTGGTATTAATCTCCCTATTTTCAAAGGACTTGGTAATACAGAGCTTACCTATGGTGCTGGAACTATGAAGGAAAATCAAGTCATGGGTGGGGAAAATAATTATTCGTTGGCTAGTCACCACATTTTCGGTATCGCTGGGGCTTCTGATATGCTCTTCTCACCAATAGATAGAGCAAAAAATGGCATGAAGATTTATCTTACGGATAAAAATAAGGTCTACACCTATGTTATCAGTGAGGTAAAAATTGTCCAACCAACTGAAGTAGCAGTGGTTGATGACACTCCTGGTAAATCTGAAGTGACTTTGGTAACTTGTACAGATGCTGAAGCAACTCAGCGTACAGTTGTCAAAGGGAACTTGGAATCGCAGGTAGACTTTGACAAGGCAAGTTCAGATATTCTTGAAGACTTCAATAAGTCATACAATCAATTTCAAAGTTAA
- the gyrA gene encoding DNA gyrase subunit A has protein sequence MQDNNLIDVNLTSEMKTSFIDYAMSVIVSRALPDVRDGLKPVQRRILYGMNELGVTPDKPHKKSARITGDVMGKYHPHGDSSIYEAMVRMAQWWSYRYMLVDGHGNFGSMDGDGAAAQRYTEARMSKIALEMLRDLNKNTVDFQDNYDGSEREPIVLPSRIPNLLVNGATGIAVGMATNIPPHNLAETIDAVKLMMDNPEVTTRELMEVLPGPDFPTGGLVMGKSGIHRAYETGKGSIVLRSRTEIETTKSGRERIVVTEFPYMVNKTKVHEHIVRLAQEKRIEGITAVRDESSREGVRFVIEVRRDASANVILNNLFKLTQLQTNFSFNMLAIEKGVPKILSLRQILADYIAHQKEVVVRRTQFDKDKAEARAHILEGLLIALDHLDEVITIIRNSQTDAEAQAELMARFELTERQSQAILDMRLRRLTGLERDKIQNEYDDLLALIADLADILAKPERVIAIIKEELDESKRKFADARRTELMVGEVVSLEDEDLIEEEDVVITLSNKGYIKRLAQDEFRSQKRGGRGVQGTGVNDDDFVRDIVSTSTHDHLYFMTNKGRVYRLKGYEIPEYGRTAKGLPIVNLLKLDEGETIQTVINAKSDEASDNNHLVFVTRQGLVKRTKEAEFKNIRQNGLIALKLREGDELINVFLTNGNEEIIIGTKFGYSVRFKEDTIRSMSRMAAGVKGVTLRDGDQVVGAAAITEDQEVLIITEKGYGKRTSATEYPTKGRGGKGIKTANITDKNGNLAGIVTVSGDEDIMVITDTGVIIRTAVANISQTGRATQGVKVMRLDDTARIVTFALVEPEEID, from the coding sequence GTGCAAGATAATAATTTAATTGACGTTAATTTGACGTCTGAGATGAAAACGAGTTTTATCGATTATGCCATGAGTGTTATCGTATCTCGTGCACTCCCAGATGTTCGTGACGGTTTAAAACCGGTACAACGTCGTATTCTTTATGGAATGAATGAGCTTGGGGTGACACCTGATAAGCCTCATAAAAAATCTGCCCGTATTACCGGGGATGTTATGGGTAAATATCACCCACACGGTGATTCATCTATCTATGAAGCTATGGTTCGTATGGCTCAATGGTGGAGTTACCGTTACATGTTGGTTGACGGCCACGGAAACTTTGGTTCTATGGATGGTGATGGCGCAGCCGCTCAACGTTACACTGAGGCTCGTATGTCTAAAATCGCCCTGGAGATGCTCCGTGATCTCAATAAGAATACCGTAGATTTTCAAGATAACTACGATGGTTCTGAACGTGAGCCAATTGTTCTTCCATCCCGTATTCCAAATCTTCTTGTTAATGGTGCTACAGGGATCGCGGTTGGTATGGCGACCAACATTCCACCACACAATTTGGCTGAAACTATAGATGCCGTTAAATTGATGATGGACAATCCTGAAGTCACAACCCGTGAACTGATGGAAGTTCTTCCTGGTCCAGACTTTCCAACTGGTGGTTTGGTCATGGGAAAATCTGGTATTCACCGTGCTTACGAAACTGGTAAAGGCTCTATTGTTCTTCGTTCGCGTACCGAAATTGAAACAACCAAATCAGGTCGTGAGCGCATTGTAGTTACTGAGTTTCCTTATATGGTCAATAAGACTAAGGTCCATGAACACATCGTTCGTTTGGCTCAGGAAAAACGTATTGAGGGGATTACAGCAGTTCGTGACGAGTCTTCTCGTGAGGGGGTACGTTTTGTCATCGAAGTGCGTCGTGATGCATCTGCCAATGTGATCTTGAACAATTTGTTCAAATTAACTCAACTTCAGACAAACTTCAGCTTCAATATGTTGGCTATTGAAAAGGGTGTGCCCAAAATCCTTTCCTTGCGTCAAATTTTGGCTGACTATATTGCTCACCAAAAAGAGGTTGTGGTCCGTCGTACACAGTTTGATAAGGATAAGGCTGAAGCACGTGCCCATATTTTAGAAGGCTTATTAATTGCGCTTGATCATCTGGATGAAGTGATTACGATTATTCGTAACAGTCAAACTGATGCAGAGGCTCAAGCCGAGTTGATGGCTCGCTTTGAACTCACTGAACGTCAAAGCCAAGCCATTCTTGATATGCGTTTGCGTCGTTTGACCGGTTTGGAACGTGATAAGATTCAAAATGAGTACGATGATCTCCTTGCCTTGATTGCTGATTTGGCTGATATTTTGGCAAAACCAGAACGTGTTATTGCTATCATCAAGGAAGAGTTGGATGAAAGTAAGCGTAAATTCGCGGACGCCCGTCGTACAGAGCTAATGGTCGGCGAAGTTGTTTCACTTGAAGATGAAGACCTAATCGAAGAAGAAGATGTCGTTATCACTCTTTCTAACAAGGGATATATCAAACGTTTGGCTCAAGACGAATTCCGTTCTCAGAAACGTGGAGGTCGTGGAGTTCAAGGGACAGGTGTGAACGATGACGACTTTGTTCGTGATATCGTTTCAACAAGCACTCATGATCATCTTTACTTTATGACCAACAAAGGGCGTGTATACCGTCTCAAGGGTTACGAAATTCCTGAGTATGGCCGTACAGCTAAGGGATTACCAATTGTTAATCTCTTGAAGTTGGATGAAGGTGAGACAATTCAAACAGTGATTAATGCTAAGAGCGACGAAGCATCAGATAACAATCACCTTGTCTTTGTAACTCGCCAAGGTTTAGTGAAACGAACTAAAGAAGCAGAATTTAAAAATATCCGTCAAAATGGTTTGATTGCCTTGAAACTTAGAGAAGGTGATGAACTTATCAATGTCTTCTTGACTAATGGTAATGAAGAAATTATTATTGGTACTAAATTTGGTTACAGTGTGCGTTTCAAAGAGGATACTATTCGCAGTATGAGTCGTATGGCTGCTGGTGTTAAAGGGGTAACCCTTCGTGACGGTGACCAAGTCGTTGGTGCAGCAGCTATTACTGAAGACCAAGAAGTCTTGATTATCACGGAAAAAGGTTACGGTAAGCGTACTTCAGCTACTGAATACCCAACTAAGGGGCGTGGTGGTAAAGGTATTAAGACAGCTAATATCACAGATAAAAATGGTAACCTTGCAGGCATTGTAACAGTTTCTGGTGATGAGGATATTATGGTCATAACTGATACGGGTGTTATTATCCGTACTGCAGTTGCTAATATCTCTCAAACTGGTCGTGCAACTCAAGGGGTTAAGGTCATGCGTTTAGATGATACTGCTCGTATTGTCACCTTTGCTTTGGTTGAACCTGAAGAAATTGATTAA
- a CDS encoding L-lactate dehydrogenase — protein MTATKQHKKVILVGDGAVGSSYAFALVNQGIAQELGIIEIPQLFEKAVGDALDLSHALPFTSPKKIYAAKYEDCADADLVVITAGAPQKPGETRLDLVGKNLAINKSIVTQVVESGFNGIFLVAANPVDVLTYSTWKFSGFPKERVIGSGTSLDSARFRQALAEKLNVDARSVHAYIMGEHGDSEFAVWSHANIAGVNIEEFLKDEENVQEAELVELFEGVRDAAYTIINKKGATYYGIAVALARITKAILDDENAVLPLSVFQEGQYGVNNLFIGQPAIVGAHGIVRPVNIPLNDAEQQKMKASADELQAIIDEAWKNPEFQEASKN, from the coding sequence ATGACTGCAACTAAACAACACAAAAAAGTCATCCTTGTTGGTGACGGTGCCGTAGGTTCATCTTACGCTTTCGCACTTGTAAACCAAGGTATCGCTCAAGAACTAGGAATCATCGAAATTCCACAATTATTTGAAAAAGCCGTTGGTGATGCGCTTGACCTTAGCCACGCACTTCCTTTCACTTCACCTAAAAAAATCTATGCAGCTAAATATGAAGACTGTGCGGATGCTGACCTTGTAGTTATCACTGCTGGTGCTCCTCAAAAACCAGGTGAGACTCGTCTTGATCTTGTTGGTAAAAACCTTGCAATCAACAAATCAATCGTTACTCAAGTTGTTGAATCAGGATTCAACGGTATTTTCCTTGTAGCTGCTAACCCAGTAGACGTATTGACTTACTCTACATGGAAGTTCTCAGGCTTCCCTAAAGAACGCGTTATCGGTTCAGGTACTTCACTTGACTCAGCTCGTTTCCGTCAAGCACTTGCTGAAAAACTTAATGTCGATGCTCGTTCAGTTCACGCTTACATCATGGGTGAACACGGCGACTCAGAGTTTGCGGTTTGGTCACACGCTAACATCGCCGGTGTAAACATTGAAGAGTTCCTTAAAGACGAAGAAAACGTTCAAGAAGCTGAATTAGTTGAATTGTTCGAAGGTGTTCGTGATGCAGCTTACACAATTATCAACAAAAAAGGTGCTACATACTACGGTATCGCAGTAGCCCTTGCTCGTATCACTAAAGCTATCCTTGACGATGAAAATGCAGTACTTCCATTGTCTGTATTCCAAGAAGGTCAATATGGTGTAAACAACCTCTTTATTGGTCAACCTGCTATTGTAGGTGCACACGGTATCGTACGTCCAGTAAACATCCCATTGAACGATGCTGAACAACAAAAGATGAAGGCTTCTGCCGATGAATTGCAAGCTATCATTGATGAAGCATGGAAAAACCCTGAATTCCAAGAAGCTTCAAAAAACTAA
- the nox gene encoding H2O-forming NADH oxidase, protein MSKIVVVGANHAGTYSINTILDNYGDQNEVVVFDQNSNISFLGCGMALWIGNQISGPDGLFYANKEVLESKGAKVYINSPVESIDFDGKTVTALVDGKEHVESYDKLILATGSQPILPPIDGAEIKEGSRTFEATLENLQFVKLFQNAQEVIDKLNDKSQDIKRVAVVGAGYIGVELAEAFQRRGKEVILIDVVDTCLAGYYDRDFTDRMAKNLKDHGIQLAFGETVKAVEGETKVERIVTDKNAYDVDMVVLAVGFRPNTALGAGKLETFRNGAYLVNKKQETSVKDVYAVGDCATVYDNALDDVNYIALASNAIRSGIVAGHNAGGGDVESNGVQGSNGISIYGLNMVSTGLTEEKAKRFGFNPAVVESTDLQKPPFMKDENEDVTIKIVYDKDTRKVLGAQMVSLMDISMGIHMFSLAIQEGVTIDRLQLLDLFFLPHFNQPLSYIAKAAISAE, encoded by the coding sequence ATGTCAAAAATCGTAGTTGTCGGTGCTAACCATGCTGGTACTTATAGTATTAATACTATTCTTGATAATTACGGAGACCAAAATGAAGTAGTTGTTTTCGATCAAAACTCTAACATTTCATTCTTGGGTTGTGGTATGGCTCTTTGGATTGGTAATCAAATCTCAGGTCCTGATGGCCTTTTCTATGCCAACAAAGAAGTCCTTGAAAGCAAGGGTGCAAAAGTTTATATAAACTCACCAGTTGAGTCTATTGACTTTGACGGTAAAACTGTTACAGCTCTTGTTGATGGTAAAGAACATGTTGAATCATATGACAAATTGATTTTAGCTACTGGTTCACAACCAATCTTACCTCCAATCGATGGTGCTGAGATTAAAGAAGGTAGCCGTACTTTCGAAGCGACTCTTGAAAACCTTCAATTCGTTAAACTTTTCCAAAACGCTCAAGAAGTTATTGATAAGTTGAACGATAAATCACAAGACATCAAACGTGTAGCAGTCGTTGGTGCAGGTTACATTGGTGTTGAATTGGCTGAAGCCTTCCAACGTCGTGGTAAAGAAGTTATCCTTATTGATGTTGTTGACACATGTTTGGCAGGATACTATGACCGCGATTTTACAGACCGTATGGCTAAAAATTTGAAAGACCACGGTATCCAATTGGCCTTTGGCGAAACTGTTAAAGCAGTAGAAGGTGAAACTAAGGTAGAACGCATCGTAACAGATAAAAATGCGTACGATGTAGATATGGTTGTTCTTGCTGTTGGTTTCCGTCCTAATACAGCCCTTGGAGCTGGTAAATTGGAAACATTCCGAAATGGTGCTTACCTTGTTAATAAGAAACAAGAAACATCAGTTAAGGATGTTTACGCTGTTGGTGATTGTGCTACGGTTTATGACAATGCTCTTGACGATGTCAACTACATTGCCTTAGCTTCAAATGCTATTCGTTCAGGTATTGTCGCTGGACACAATGCCGGTGGTGGTGATGTTGAATCAAACGGTGTTCAAGGATCAAATGGTATCTCTATCTATGGTTTGAACATGGTTTCTACTGGTTTGACTGAAGAGAAGGCAAAACGCTTTGGTTTCAATCCAGCAGTAGTAGAATCAACGGATCTTCAAAAACCTCCCTTCATGAAGGATGAAAATGAAGATGTAACTATCAAGATTGTTTATGATAAAGATACTCGTAAAGTTTTGGGTGCTCAAATGGTTTCACTCATGGATATCTCAATGGGAATCCACATGTTCTCATTGGCAATTCAAGAAGGAGTAACAATTGACCGTCTACAATTGCTTGATTTGTTCTTCTTGCCACACTTTAACCAACCACTTAGCTATATTGCTAAAGCAGCTATCTCCGCTGAATAA
- a CDS encoding ABC-F family ATP-binding cassette domain-containing protein, producing the protein MSILEVKNLSHGFGDRAIFENVSFRLLKGEHIGLVGANGEGKSTFMSIVTGKLQPDEGKIEWSKYVTAGYLDQHAVLEKGMTVRDVLRTAFNELFKTEERINKIYMSMAEEGADVDALMEEVGELQDRLETRDFYTLDAKIDEVARALGVMDFGMDTDVTDLSGGQRTKILLAKLLLEKPDILLLDEPTNYLDAEHIAWLKRYLQEYENAFVLISHDIPFLNDVINIVYHVENQDLVRYAGDYDDFQSVYAMKKAQLEAAYERQQKEIADLQDFVNRNKARVATRNMAMSRQKKLDKMEIIELQAEKPKPEFHFKESRTPGRFIFQTKDLVIGYDSPLTKSPLNLTFERNQKVAIVGANGIGKTTLLKSLLGIIQPLEGEVETGDFIDLGYFEQEAEGSRQTPLEAVWDAFPALNQAEVRAALAKCGLTSKHIESQIQVLSGGEQAKVRFCLLMNRENNVLVLDEPTNHLDVDAKDELKRALQAFKGSVLMVCHEPEFYEGWTDIWDFNELV; encoded by the coding sequence ATGTCTATTTTAGAAGTCAAAAATCTTAGTCACGGATTTGGGGACCGTGCCATTTTTGAAAATGTCTCATTCCGTTTGCTCAAAGGTGAGCATATCGGTCTTGTCGGTGCTAATGGTGAAGGAAAGTCAACCTTTATGTCTATCGTTACTGGGAAATTGCAGCCAGATGAAGGTAAGATAGAGTGGTCTAAGTATGTGACAGCGGGTTATTTAGATCAGCACGCTGTCCTTGAAAAGGGTATGACCGTACGCGATGTCCTTCGTACGGCTTTCAATGAGCTTTTTAAAACTGAGGAACGTATCAACAAGATTTATATGTCTATGGCAGAAGAAGGTGCCGATGTTGATGCTTTGATGGAAGAAGTAGGTGAGCTTCAGGATCGGTTGGAAACTCGTGATTTCTATACTCTTGATGCCAAGATAGATGAGGTTGCTCGTGCCTTGGGTGTCATGGATTTTGGTATGGATACCGATGTGACGGATCTTTCAGGCGGTCAACGTACCAAAATTCTCTTAGCTAAGTTACTGCTTGAAAAACCCGATATCTTGCTTCTCGATGAGCCAACCAACTATTTGGATGCTGAACACATCGCCTGGCTTAAGCGCTATCTCCAAGAGTATGAGAATGCTTTTGTTCTCATTTCGCATGATATTCCATTCTTAAACGATGTTATTAACATTGTCTACCATGTTGAAAATCAAGATTTGGTTCGCTATGCAGGCGATTATGATGATTTCCAATCTGTCTATGCTATGAAAAAAGCACAATTAGAAGCTGCCTATGAACGTCAGCAAAAGGAAATTGCCGATCTTCAAGATTTTGTTAACCGTAATAAAGCTCGTGTTGCTACTCGAAATATGGCCATGTCTCGCCAGAAAAAATTGGATAAGATGGAGATTATCGAGTTGCAAGCAGAAAAACCAAAACCTGAATTCCATTTCAAGGAAAGCCGTACGCCTGGACGTTTTATATTCCAAACTAAGGATCTCGTAATTGGATACGACAGTCCTTTGACTAAGTCGCCTTTGAATCTCACTTTCGAACGTAATCAAAAGGTAGCTATCGTCGGTGCCAATGGTATTGGTAAGACCACTTTGCTGAAAAGTTTACTTGGGATTATTCAACCTCTTGAAGGAGAAGTTGAAACAGGTGATTTTATTGACCTAGGTTATTTTGAGCAAGAAGCAGAAGGTTCACGTCAGACCCCACTTGAAGCGGTTTGGGATGCTTTCCCAGCTCTAAATCAAGCTGAGGTTCGTGCAGCCCTAGCTAAATGTGGTTTAACTTCTAAACATATTGAAAGTCAAATTCAGGTCTTGTCAGGAGGAGAGCAGGCAAAAGTTCGTTTCTGTCTCCTTATGAATCGTGAAAATAATGTCCTTGTTCTGGACGAGCCAACTAATCACTTGGATGTTGATGCAAAGGACGAATTGAAGCGTGCCCTTCAGGCCTTTAAAGGTAGTGTCCTAATGGTATGTCACGAACCTGAATTTTATGAAGGTTGGACAGATATTTGGGATTTTAATGAGTTAGTTTAA
- a CDS encoding ECF transporter S component — translation MSAKRLTLSAFFMALVVILSSSLLSIPVPGGHFYFNGIIIFLVGLIFPPMDAVIIAGVGSFIGDFLFYPLPMWVTLATHSLQVLAISLVVGGRLGKLSKPRAVLGLLLGAIINLLGYGFGRAFIYGTPAYAMMKIPFDLVAAILGSAFAYYIYFHTGFIKQFKKVWEGK, via the coding sequence ATGTCAGCAAAACGTTTAACCCTCTCTGCATTTTTCATGGCACTTGTTGTCATTTTGAGTTCAAGTCTCTTGTCAATTCCTGTTCCAGGAGGTCACTTCTATTTTAACGGTATTATCATTTTCTTGGTTGGTTTGATATTTCCACCTATGGATGCAGTCATAATTGCTGGTGTGGGCTCATTTATTGGAGATTTTCTTTTTTATCCTCTTCCTATGTGGGTAACACTAGCAACACACAGCCTTCAAGTTCTTGCTATCTCACTTGTTGTAGGTGGGCGATTAGGAAAATTGAGTAAACCTAGGGCTGTTTTAGGTCTCTTGCTTGGGGCAATTATCAACCTACTTGGTTATGGTTTTGGAAGAGCCTTTATCTATGGCACACCAGCCTATGCTATGATGAAAATTCCTTTTGATCTAGTTGCCGCAATTCTTGGTTCAGCTTTCGCCTACTATATTTACTTCCATACAGGATTTATTAAACAGTTTAAAAAAGTTTGGGAAGGAAAATAG
- a CDS encoding DUF5067 domain-containing protein, protein MTFKKVLGLIALACLTIIGLSACTPDKEPTWTYDKNKMQFVGQDASVQVLSATKIESPEDQKAIRVHYKLSNTSKETMNAYALLMKVVLDVKQEKEELKVATMVFSKDDDRDKIANKTKIGPKEVKEIVVDYAVSDFDHDLIIEFSDYGTEADATAHISLKNLENAPVKYFDNKSQ, encoded by the coding sequence ATGACATTTAAGAAAGTCTTAGGACTTATCGCTCTTGCTTGCTTAACCATTATTGGTTTGTCAGCCTGTACACCGGATAAAGAGCCTACTTGGACATACGATAAAAACAAAATGCAATTTGTGGGACAAGATGCTAGCGTACAAGTTCTTTCTGCCACTAAAATCGAATCCCCTGAAGATCAAAAAGCTATTCGTGTTCACTATAAACTTAGCAACACAAGTAAAGAAACCATGAATGCCTACGCTCTTTTGATGAAAGTGGTTCTCGATGTTAAACAGGAGAAGGAAGAATTGAAGGTTGCGACAATGGTCTTCTCTAAAGACGATGACAGAGACAAGATTGCTAATAAGACAAAGATTGGCCCTAAGGAAGTTAAGGAAATTGTTGTTGACTATGCCGTGTCTGATTTTGATCATGACTTGATAATTGAATTCTCAGACTATGGTACAGAAGCAGATGCGACTGCTCATATTTCATTGAAAAATCTTGAAAATGCACCCGTCAAATACTTTGATAATAAATCTCAATAA
- a CDS encoding PLP-dependent aminotransferase family protein, which yields MSIYQEIVKTIAKDIQNGNLEKGSKLPSIRQISQTYGCSKDTAQRALLELKYQNYIYAVPKSGYYVLEGPSKSNDTVLLNLNDYNQLAYEDFRLCLDESLAEHQDYLFNYYHEQAGLKELVEALKNRLASDDIYVNSNQIVITSGSQQALYILSQMDFGNGAHKILLEQPTYHRMNHLVKRQNLSYETINRNLDGIDFNLLEEHFKTGQIKFFYTISRYSNPLGLSYTASEKEKVAQLAKQYNVYIVEDDYMGDFSDSKNLPIHYYDTQNQTIYIKSFSMALFPGLRLGSLVLPPNLKTTFLSHKGLIDYDTNLIMQKALSIYLDNGMFKKNIKKLKDLFQQNMAKSQETIEKAKVSIPYQISPRHITWKLPKGVSLENFKAQKQIRFLETSFIRPTSETYMQIGHGKELKTFLKLLKMID from the coding sequence ATGAGCATCTATCAAGAAATTGTTAAGACTATCGCAAAAGATATCCAAAATGGTAATTTGGAGAAAGGAAGTAAATTACCATCTATTCGTCAGATTAGTCAGACTTATGGTTGCAGTAAAGATACTGCTCAAAGAGCGCTCTTGGAACTTAAGTATCAAAACTATATTTATGCCGTCCCCAAAAGTGGCTATTATGTTCTAGAGGGCCCCTCTAAATCCAATGATACGGTTCTACTCAACCTTAATGACTATAATCAATTAGCTTACGAGGATTTTCGTCTTTGCTTAGATGAAAGTTTGGCAGAACACCAAGACTACCTCTTCAACTATTATCATGAGCAAGCTGGACTAAAAGAACTGGTTGAAGCATTAAAAAATCGCCTTGCATCTGACGACATTTATGTCAATTCAAATCAAATTGTCATTACTTCAGGAAGCCAACAGGCTCTCTATATCCTATCACAGATGGATTTCGGTAATGGTGCTCACAAAATTCTTTTAGAACAACCTACCTACCACCGTATGAACCATTTAGTCAAGCGTCAAAATCTATCCTACGAAACTATCAATCGCAATCTTGATGGTATTGACTTTAATCTATTAGAGGAACACTTTAAAACTGGTCAGATTAAGTTTTTCTATACCATTAGTCGTTACTCAAATCCTCTTGGATTGAGCTACACTGCTAGTGAAAAAGAAAAGGTGGCTCAACTTGCCAAACAGTATAATGTCTATATCGTCGAGGACGATTATATGGGTGACTTTAGCGATAGTAAAAATCTACCAATTCACTACTACGATACCCAAAATCAGACCATCTATATCAAATCTTTTTCCATGGCACTTTTTCCAGGTTTACGACTAGGTAGCCTCGTCTTACCACCAAACCTTAAGACTACCTTTTTGTCCCACAAAGGACTTATTGACTATGATACCAACCTCATCATGCAAAAAGCACTTTCAATTTATCTTGATAATGGTATGTTCAAAAAAAATATTAAAAAACTTAAAGACCTTTTTCAACAAAACATGGCTAAAAGTCAGGAAACTATCGAGAAAGCTAAGGTTTCCATTCCATATCAGATTTCTCCTAGACACATTACCTGGAAGCTTCCAAAAGGGGTCTCATTAGAGAATTTCAAAGCTCAGAAACAAATTCGCTTTTTAGAAACATCCTTTATAAGACCAACTTCTGAGACTTATATGCAAATAGGACATGGAAAAGAACTGAAGACTTTTTTAAAACTTTTGAAAATGATAGACTAA
- a CDS encoding ATP cone domain-containing protein, with product MQIIKRNGQVAEFDPDKIYQAILKAAQTVYVLDDSWRQNLAQVTKKVALDLQDAQVERPTINMIQSLVENRLMEAGFINIAEHYISYRLQRDLERNGYGDKVIVHLRFEQTK from the coding sequence ATGCAAATTATTAAACGTAATGGTCAAGTTGCTGAATTTGATCCTGATAAAATCTACCAAGCCATCTTAAAAGCAGCACAGACTGTGTATGTTCTTGATGATTCTTGGCGACAAAACCTTGCTCAAGTCACTAAAAAAGTAGCACTTGATCTACAAGATGCTCAAGTGGAACGTCCAACCATTAACATGATTCAATCATTGGTTGAAAATCGTCTTATGGAAGCTGGTTTCATCAATATCGCCGAGCATTATATTTCATACCGTTTACAACGAGATTTGGAGCGTAACGGTTATGGTGACAAAGTAATCGTACACCTACGCTTTGAACAGACTAAATAA